One Tessaracoccus lacteus DNA window includes the following coding sequences:
- a CDS encoding glycoside hydrolase family 1 protein codes for MRFPADFTWGAATAAFQIEGAAQEDGRTDSIWDAYCRAPGAVVDGDTGDVACDHYHRMPDDVALLADLGFRAYRFSTSWARVCPDGALPNAAGLDFYSRLVDELLAARIEPWLTLYHWDLPQALQEEGGWTNRATAERFADYAEATYRALGGRVRNWTTLNEPWCSTFLSYAGGEHAPGHTDPREAAAAVHVILLAHGLACQRLRAVADEMGWELNLGITLNFSAPIPADPDDDGCLEAARRIDGATARVFLDPLFKGCYPDDVLDDMAEAGLGENIQEGDLEIIGERLDFLGVNFYNAVAVAPPADGGPWGGSHPDDGLTYTGPGGRPRRSPWVGSERVQVVDRGLPKTAMGWEVHGPDIGRLLVDLHEGWTGEVGIPLYVTENGAAYDDQPDADGFVDDSSDRGAYYRQHLAGVADAIERGADVRGYFAWSLMDNFEWAFGYSRRFGIVRVDYETQRRTPKWSARWFGRVIEAGELVD; via the coding sequence ATGAGATTCCCCGCAGACTTCACCTGGGGCGCGGCCACTGCGGCGTTCCAGATCGAGGGCGCCGCTCAGGAGGACGGTCGCACCGACTCCATCTGGGACGCATACTGCCGCGCGCCGGGGGCCGTCGTCGACGGCGACACCGGCGACGTGGCCTGCGACCACTACCACCGGATGCCCGACGACGTCGCGCTGCTCGCGGACCTCGGGTTCAGGGCCTACCGTTTCTCGACCTCCTGGGCGCGGGTGTGCCCAGACGGCGCGCTGCCGAACGCCGCGGGCCTGGACTTCTATTCGAGGCTGGTCGACGAGCTGCTAGCCGCGCGGATCGAGCCGTGGCTCACGCTGTATCACTGGGACCTCCCGCAGGCCCTGCAGGAGGAGGGCGGATGGACGAATCGCGCCACGGCCGAGCGCTTCGCCGACTACGCAGAGGCCACGTACCGCGCCCTCGGTGGGCGCGTCAGGAACTGGACAACTCTGAACGAGCCGTGGTGCTCGACCTTCCTGTCCTATGCCGGCGGTGAGCACGCGCCGGGGCACACGGACCCGCGCGAGGCGGCTGCGGCCGTGCACGTGATCCTGCTCGCGCACGGCCTCGCCTGCCAGCGGCTGCGAGCCGTCGCCGACGAGATGGGCTGGGAGCTGAACCTCGGCATCACGCTCAACTTCTCGGCCCCGATCCCCGCCGACCCCGACGACGACGGTTGTCTTGAGGCCGCCCGCCGCATCGACGGCGCGACCGCGCGGGTGTTCCTCGACCCGCTCTTCAAGGGTTGCTATCCAGACGACGTGCTCGACGATATGGCCGAGGCCGGCCTGGGGGAGAACATCCAGGAGGGCGACCTCGAGATCATCGGCGAGCGGCTCGACTTCCTCGGCGTGAACTTCTACAACGCCGTCGCCGTCGCACCGCCGGCCGACGGGGGCCCCTGGGGTGGTTCGCACCCTGACGACGGGCTCACCTACACCGGGCCCGGCGGCCGGCCGCGGCGCAGCCCCTGGGTGGGTAGCGAGCGGGTGCAGGTCGTCGACCGTGGTCTGCCGAAGACGGCGATGGGTTGGGAGGTGCACGGCCCCGACATCGGGCGGCTGCTCGTGGACCTCCACGAGGGGTGGACCGGCGAGGTCGGTATCCCGCTGTATGTCACGGAGAACGGTGCCGCCTACGACGACCAGCCTGACGCCGACGGTTTCGTGGACGACTCTTCCGACCGCGGCGCGTACTACCGCCAGCACCTCGCAGGCGTCGCAGACGCCATCGAGCGGGGCGCCGACGTGCGCGGCTATTTCGCCTGGTCGCTGATGGACAACTTCGAGTGGGCCTTCGGATACTCGCGTCGGTTCGGGATCGTCCGCGTGGACTACGAGACGCAACGTCGCACGCCCAAGTGGTCCGCCCGATGGTTCGGCCGCGTCATCGAGGCAGGCGAGCTGGTCGACTGA
- a CDS encoding GntR family transcriptional regulator, whose protein sequence is MEFDPSVPIWLQLTGEFTRRVVTGSWLPGEKIPAVRELAVDLKVNPNTVQRALAELERSGLTRTERTAGRFVTDDLAAIDAARRGLAAEAAIDYARRADGLGMGLAAARELLSQEWPGATQEGDAR, encoded by the coding sequence GTGGAGTTCGACCCCAGCGTCCCGATCTGGCTCCAGCTCACGGGCGAGTTCACGCGTCGCGTCGTGACCGGCAGCTGGCTGCCCGGCGAGAAGATCCCAGCGGTGCGCGAGTTGGCGGTCGACCTGAAGGTCAACCCCAACACCGTGCAGCGCGCCCTGGCTGAGCTCGAGCGCAGCGGGCTCACCCGCACCGAGCGTACGGCAGGCCGGTTCGTGACCGACGACCTGGCGGCCATCGACGCGGCCCGTCGCGGGCTCGCCGCCGAGGCCGCCATCGACTACGCGCGCAGGGCCGACGGGCTGGGCATGGGCCTGGCCGCCGCGCGCGAACTGCTCAGCCAGGAGTGGCCTGGCGCTACCCAGGAAGGAGACGCCAGGTGA
- a CDS encoding ABC transporter ATP-binding protein, giving the protein MNAIDITGCTKKYGSLPALNGLSLSLPPGQIVGLLGENGCGKTTLLKILAGALTQYDGEVMIHGQRPGPETKAMVSFLPDASFLAGGVTIEEAVAYFRDFFFDFNEPKCRDLLGIFGLDAGRKLNTLSKGMREKVQLSLAMSREAKVFLLDEPISGVDPAAREVILSAIVRDLNPEALVLISTHLIHDLEPVLDGVAMMRYGQVLMADSVDHLREVHHKSVDELFREVYR; this is encoded by the coding sequence GTGAACGCCATCGACATCACCGGCTGCACCAAGAAGTACGGCAGCCTCCCGGCCCTGAACGGGCTCAGCCTCTCGCTGCCACCCGGTCAGATCGTCGGGCTGCTCGGCGAGAACGGTTGCGGGAAGACCACGCTGCTCAAGATCCTGGCCGGCGCTCTGACGCAGTACGACGGCGAGGTCATGATCCACGGGCAGCGACCCGGACCCGAGACGAAGGCCATGGTCTCGTTTCTCCCCGACGCCAGCTTCCTGGCGGGCGGCGTGACCATCGAGGAGGCCGTCGCGTACTTCCGCGACTTCTTCTTCGACTTCAACGAGCCCAAGTGCCGGGACCTGCTCGGCATCTTCGGCCTCGACGCGGGCCGGAAGCTCAACACCCTGAGCAAGGGGATGCGCGAGAAGGTGCAGCTCTCGCTGGCGATGAGCCGCGAGGCGAAGGTGTTCCTGCTCGACGAGCCCATCTCCGGCGTCGACCCGGCGGCCCGCGAGGTGATCCTCTCGGCCATCGTGCGCGACCTCAACCCAGAGGCCCTCGTCCTGATCTCGACCCACCTGATCCACGACCTCGAGCCCGTCCTCGACGGTGTCGCGATGATGCGCTACGGCCAGGTCCTGATGGCCGACAGCGTCGACCATCTCCGCGAGGTCCACCACAAGTCCGTCGATGAACTGTTCAGGGAGGTCTACCGATGA
- a CDS encoding DUF3097 domain-containing protein: MDRYAKDVLSAGWQKSHLRQSRDVAVELDLVVEFDDFCGAVVGWENGIVLLEDRRGKRRGAPFGPGFLLEGQPVALRAPLRESAKKPAYTASGSRASAEPQKARVALPSRIYVEGRHDAELIEKVWGDDLRHVGVVVEFLGGIDDLPAIVAEFAPEPGRRLGVLVDHLVPGSKESRIAKQVYQAGHRDTVLIEGHEFIDIWQAVRPQRIGRKAWPEVPRDVDFKLGTLAALGLPHADQADIARGWQAILARVGSWRDLEPQLNTRVERLIDFVTQDHLE, translated from the coding sequence GTGGATCGATACGCGAAGGACGTGCTGAGCGCAGGCTGGCAGAAGTCCCACCTCAGGCAGTCCCGCGACGTGGCCGTCGAACTCGACCTGGTGGTCGAGTTCGACGACTTCTGCGGGGCGGTCGTCGGCTGGGAGAACGGCATCGTCCTGCTGGAGGACCGTCGGGGGAAGCGTCGTGGCGCGCCCTTCGGACCTGGCTTCCTGCTCGAGGGCCAGCCCGTCGCCCTCCGGGCCCCGCTGCGAGAGTCGGCGAAGAAGCCGGCCTACACCGCCTCCGGGTCCCGCGCCTCTGCCGAGCCGCAGAAGGCGAGGGTCGCCCTCCCCAGCCGGATCTACGTCGAGGGACGCCATGACGCGGAGCTCATCGAGAAGGTCTGGGGCGACGACCTGCGCCACGTCGGCGTTGTCGTCGAGTTCCTGGGCGGCATCGACGATCTCCCCGCCATCGTCGCGGAGTTCGCGCCAGAGCCCGGGCGCAGGCTCGGCGTGCTGGTGGACCACCTCGTCCCCGGCTCCAAGGAGTCGCGGATCGCGAAGCAGGTGTATCAGGCCGGCCACCGCGACACCGTGCTGATCGAGGGGCACGAGTTCATCGACATCTGGCAGGCCGTCCGGCCGCAGCGCATCGGCCGCAAGGCCTGGCCCGAGGTCCCGCGCGACGTCGACTTCAAGCTCGGCACGCTCGCGGCCCTCGGGCTGCCGCACGCCGACCAGGCGGACATCGCCCGCGGCTGGCAGGCCATCCTGGCGCGCGTCGGCAGCTGGCGAGACCTCGAGCCGCAGCTCAACACGCGGGTCGAGAGGCTCATCGACTTCGTGACTCAGGACCACCTCGAGTGA
- a CDS encoding inositol monophosphatase family protein → MDTEAILGLLKETAAEVITPRFHQLAADEIVEKRPGDLVTIADREAEQRIGARLADAFPSAVIVGEEAVFSDPGLLSALAGADHAFVIDPIDGTRNFVRGRDEHGVMVAETRGGITTRGWIWQPMTGRAYVVERGSGVRLNDGAVTRAQHDRAPLGASSKKRLVGYDADGHLSPAVLSHFCCAFDYPAVLHGDIDFMAYTSMHPWDHLAGSLMITEHGGVSRTVEGLAYTPTSRGKGLIIAGDTVSWMAAQQYWPVA, encoded by the coding sequence ATGGACACCGAAGCCATCCTGGGGCTGCTCAAGGAGACCGCCGCGGAGGTGATCACGCCGCGGTTCCACCAGCTCGCGGCCGATGAGATCGTCGAGAAGCGCCCCGGCGACCTCGTGACGATCGCCGACCGTGAGGCGGAGCAGCGCATCGGCGCGCGCCTGGCAGACGCGTTCCCCTCGGCCGTCATCGTGGGCGAGGAGGCCGTCTTCTCCGACCCCGGGCTGCTGAGCGCTCTGGCCGGCGCCGACCACGCCTTCGTCATCGACCCGATCGACGGGACCAGGAACTTCGTGCGCGGCCGCGACGAGCACGGGGTCATGGTCGCGGAGACCCGTGGGGGCATCACGACCCGCGGCTGGATCTGGCAGCCGATGACCGGCCGAGCCTACGTCGTCGAGCGTGGCTCGGGGGTCAGGCTCAACGACGGGGCGGTCACCCGGGCGCAGCACGACAGGGCGCCGCTGGGGGCGTCATCGAAGAAGAGGCTCGTCGGCTACGACGCAGACGGCCACCTCAGCCCCGCTGTGCTAAGCCACTTCTGCTGCGCGTTCGACTACCCGGCCGTGCTCCACGGCGACATCGACTTCATGGCCTACACGTCCATGCACCCGTGGGACCACCTCGCCGGATCGCTCATGATCACCGAACACGGGGGAGTCAGCCGCACGGTCGAAGGGCTGGCCTACACGCCCACCTCGAGAGGGAAGGGCCTCATCATCGCAGGAGACACCGTGAGCTGGATGGCAGCGCAGCAGTACTGGCCGGTGGCGTGA
- a CDS encoding LacI family DNA-binding transcriptional regulator has product MARKAQPRPSIRDVAALAGVSYQTVSRVINEPQRVRPATAQRVNEAIAELGYRPSKAARSLVTRDSMTIGVVAYHGELYGPHQMTLAIDEGARARGYATATVTVRDDSDESLAEAREHLLGLGVDGVVIIAWTSAMLELARTFAAELPTCVIAEGQVPPGIARAHSDHFSGAHQATSALRAAGRRRIAHLSGPVEWLEARTRIEGWKAAAGAACGPLVEAGWGVRGGYLGVDRILEADDSVDAIFASNDQVAVGALRRLQELGLDVPGRVALVGYDDLDIAPYLRVPLASVRQPFAEVGSAAAELLFEVVEGGEPGSRTLPALYVPRASAGIPAAG; this is encoded by the coding sequence ATGGCGCGCAAGGCACAACCCCGCCCCTCCATCCGCGACGTCGCGGCCCTGGCCGGCGTCTCTTACCAGACGGTTTCGAGGGTCATCAACGAGCCGCAGCGGGTCCGCCCCGCCACCGCGCAGCGCGTCAACGAGGCCATCGCCGAACTCGGCTACCGGCCGAGCAAGGCCGCGCGCTCCCTGGTGACGCGCGACTCCATGACCATCGGGGTCGTCGCCTACCACGGCGAGCTCTACGGCCCGCACCAGATGACGCTGGCGATCGACGAGGGCGCCAGGGCCCGCGGCTACGCCACCGCGACGGTCACGGTGCGCGACGACTCCGACGAGTCGCTCGCGGAGGCGCGCGAGCACCTCCTCGGCCTCGGCGTCGACGGGGTCGTGATCATCGCCTGGACGAGCGCCATGCTCGAGCTGGCCCGCACCTTCGCCGCGGAGCTCCCCACGTGCGTCATCGCCGAAGGACAGGTTCCGCCCGGCATCGCCCGCGCGCACAGCGACCACTTCTCCGGCGCCCACCAGGCCACCAGCGCCCTGCGGGCGGCCGGCAGGCGCCGCATCGCGCACCTGAGCGGCCCCGTCGAATGGCTGGAGGCGCGCACCCGCATCGAGGGGTGGAAGGCCGCCGCCGGCGCCGCCTGTGGCCCCCTCGTCGAGGCCGGGTGGGGCGTGCGCGGCGGCTACCTCGGCGTGGACCGGATCCTTGAGGCCGACGACTCGGTCGACGCCATCTTCGCGTCCAACGACCAGGTCGCCGTCGGGGCGCTGCGCCGGCTGCAGGAGCTGGGTCTCGACGTGCCCGGTCGGGTGGCCCTCGTCGGCTACGACGACCTCGACATCGCGCCCTACCTGCGGGTGCCGCTGGCCTCCGTGCGCCAGCCATTCGCTGAGGTCGGCTCGGCGGCGGCCGAGCTGCTGTTCGAGGTGGTCGAGGGGGGCGAACCCGGTTCCCGCACGCTGCCCGCGCTGTACGTGCCCCGAGCGTCGGCGGGGATTCCCGCAGCCGGGTAG
- a CDS encoding L-ribulose-5-phosphate 4-epimerase, with amino-acid sequence MTIRLADLPADVQEEVAATRTIVADLHAELPRWELVVWTAGNVSQRIRCADRIGQDLFVIKPSGVSYDQLSPEAMVVCTLDGKKIDDGTPDRLRPSSDTAAHAYVYEHLDRVGGVVHTHSTYATAWAARGEEVPCVLTMMADEFGGPIPIGPFALIGDDSIGRGIVETLKDSRSRAVLMQNHGPFTIGTDGRDAVKAAVMVEEVARTVHISRQLGELIPIEQSKIDSLFDRYQNVYGQK; translated from the coding sequence ATGACCATCCGCCTTGCCGACCTGCCGGCCGATGTGCAGGAGGAGGTCGCGGCGACGCGCACCATCGTCGCCGACCTGCACGCCGAACTGCCCCGCTGGGAACTCGTCGTCTGGACCGCAGGTAACGTCTCGCAGCGCATCCGTTGCGCGGACCGCATCGGGCAGGACCTGTTCGTCATCAAGCCCTCCGGAGTGTCCTACGACCAGCTCTCGCCCGAGGCGATGGTCGTGTGCACGCTCGACGGGAAGAAGATCGACGACGGCACGCCCGACAGGCTGCGGCCGTCCAGCGACACCGCCGCGCACGCCTACGTCTACGAGCACTTGGACCGCGTCGGCGGCGTCGTGCACACGCACTCCACCTACGCCACCGCCTGGGCGGCCCGCGGCGAGGAGGTGCCCTGCGTCCTGACGATGATGGCCGACGAGTTCGGCGGCCCCATCCCGATCGGCCCCTTCGCCCTGATCGGCGACGACTCGATCGGTCGCGGCATCGTCGAGACCCTGAAGGACTCCCGCAGCCGCGCTGTCCTCATGCAGAACCACGGCCCCTTCACCATCGGCACCGACGGCCGCGACGCCGTCAAGGCGGCCGTCATGGTCGAGGAGGTCGCCCGCACCGTGCACATCTCGCGCCAGCTCGGCGAACTCATCCCCATCGAGCAGTCAAAGATCGACTCGCTCTTCGACCGCTACCAGAACGTCTACGGACAGAAGTAG
- the araA gene encoding L-arabinose isomerase, which produces MENPYAGRKVWFFTGSQDLYGPEVLQQVEEQARQVVADLNASDEIPFEIEWRPTLKDRVAIQRAMVEANADESVVGVICWMHTFSPAKMWILGLDALAKPMLHLHTQANEALPWDTIDMDFMNLNQAAHGDREFGYIVSRLGKQRKIVVGHASHADVQHKVAVWARAATGWAELRTMKLARFGDNMRNVAVTEGDKTEAEHKLGVSINTWGVNEVVAAVEAVSDADVDALVATYEDLYDVAPELRKGGDRHESLRYGARQEIAMRGFLESVGAKGFTDTFEDLGGLRQLPGLAVQRLMADGYGFGAEGDWKTAILVRLAKVMGYGLPGGASLMEDYTYELTPGKQKILGAHMLEVCPSLTTSKPTLEIHPLGIGDREDPVRLVFNTDPGEAIVVAMSDLRDRFRLTANVVDVVEPDQPLPNLPVARAVWEPRPNLSTSAECWITAGAAHHTVMSTAAGLEHFEDFSDMADIELALIDENTTTRGFAAELRYTAAVRKFTDGLR; this is translated from the coding sequence ATGGAAAACCCGTACGCAGGCCGGAAGGTCTGGTTCTTCACCGGCTCGCAGGACCTCTACGGCCCCGAGGTCCTCCAGCAGGTGGAGGAGCAGGCCAGGCAGGTCGTCGCCGACCTCAACGCCTCCGACGAGATCCCCTTCGAGATCGAGTGGCGCCCGACCCTCAAGGACCGCGTCGCGATCCAGCGCGCCATGGTCGAGGCCAACGCCGACGAGTCCGTCGTGGGCGTCATCTGCTGGATGCACACGTTCAGCCCCGCCAAGATGTGGATCCTGGGCCTCGACGCCCTGGCCAAGCCCATGCTGCACCTCCACACGCAGGCCAACGAGGCCCTGCCGTGGGACACCATCGACATGGACTTCATGAACCTGAACCAGGCCGCCCACGGCGACCGCGAGTTCGGCTACATCGTCAGCCGGCTGGGCAAGCAGCGCAAGATCGTCGTCGGGCACGCCAGCCACGCCGACGTGCAGCACAAGGTCGCCGTCTGGGCGCGCGCCGCCACCGGCTGGGCCGAGCTGCGCACCATGAAGCTCGCCCGCTTCGGCGACAACATGCGCAACGTCGCCGTCACCGAGGGCGACAAGACCGAGGCGGAGCACAAGCTCGGCGTCTCCATCAACACGTGGGGCGTCAACGAGGTCGTCGCCGCCGTCGAGGCCGTCTCCGACGCGGACGTCGATGCGCTGGTCGCCACCTATGAGGACCTCTACGACGTGGCCCCCGAGCTCCGCAAGGGCGGGGACCGTCACGAGTCGCTGCGCTACGGTGCGCGCCAGGAGATCGCGATGCGCGGCTTCCTCGAGTCGGTGGGAGCCAAGGGCTTCACCGATACCTTCGAGGACCTCGGCGGCCTGAGGCAGCTCCCCGGCCTGGCAGTGCAGCGCCTGATGGCCGACGGCTACGGCTTCGGCGCCGAGGGCGACTGGAAGACCGCTATCCTCGTGCGGCTGGCCAAGGTGATGGGCTACGGCCTGCCCGGCGGCGCCTCGCTGATGGAGGACTACACCTACGAGCTGACCCCCGGCAAGCAGAAGATCCTCGGCGCACACATGCTCGAGGTCTGCCCGTCGCTGACCACCTCGAAGCCGACGCTGGAGATCCATCCGCTCGGCATCGGCGACCGCGAGGACCCGGTTCGCCTGGTCTTCAACACGGACCCGGGCGAGGCCATCGTCGTGGCCATGTCCGACCTGCGCGACCGCTTCCGCCTGACCGCCAACGTGGTCGACGTCGTCGAGCCCGACCAGCCGCTGCCGAACCTGCCGGTCGCGCGCGCCGTCTGGGAGCCCCGCCCGAACCTGTCGACGTCCGCCGAGTGCTGGATCACCGCCGGCGCCGCGCACCACACCGTGATGTCGACCGCCGCGGGCCTCGAGCACTTCGAGGACTTCTCCGACATGGCCGACATCGAACTGGCGCTGATCGACGAGAACACCACCACCCGTGGGTTCGCCGCCGAGCTGCGCTACACCGCCGCGGTGCGCAAGTTCACCGACGGCCTGCGCTGA
- a CDS encoding MBL fold metallo-hydrolase: MSMTWAPVTNRVLVTRLEPHRVNSTLVIGEDAALLVDAGNTPAQGAELLASAEERAGVPVTHVILTHAHEDHYGGLKGMGEVESLAHENLTAVPVTRTFSMAVSLDLGNQRVEALHFGEAHTRSDVVVFVPGENVVIAGDLLEEGADIQVDETSNLSNWPTFLDGVLGATNATTRFVPGHGDVVDRDFAFIARAEISMLYGQTEMLIQQGTALEDAAAATEWPFSAETLAVALPKAYAELAAKGITPRKQLPIFGL, encoded by the coding sequence ATGTCGATGACTTGGGCCCCCGTGACGAACCGCGTACTCGTGACCCGCCTCGAGCCCCACCGGGTGAACTCGACGCTGGTGATCGGCGAGGACGCCGCCCTGCTCGTCGACGCCGGGAACACGCCCGCGCAAGGGGCGGAGCTGCTCGCCTCAGCCGAGGAGCGAGCGGGTGTGCCCGTGACGCACGTGATCCTCACGCACGCACACGAGGACCACTACGGCGGCCTGAAGGGCATGGGAGAGGTCGAGTCGCTGGCCCACGAGAACCTGACGGCGGTGCCGGTGACCCGCACCTTCTCGATGGCCGTCTCGCTGGACCTGGGCAACCAGCGGGTCGAGGCGCTCCACTTCGGCGAGGCCCACACCCGCAGCGACGTCGTGGTGTTCGTTCCTGGCGAAAACGTGGTGATCGCCGGGGACCTGCTCGAGGAGGGCGCGGACATCCAGGTGGACGAGACCAGCAACCTCAGCAACTGGCCGACGTTCCTCGACGGAGTGCTGGGCGCCACCAACGCGACCACGCGGTTCGTCCCAGGCCACGGCGACGTGGTCGACCGTGACTTCGCGTTCATCGCCCGCGCCGAGATCTCGATGCTCTACGGGCAGACGGAGATGCTGATCCAGCAGGGCACCGCGCTGGAGGACGCGGCGGCCGCGACCGAGTGGCCGTTCTCTGCCGAGACGCTCGCCGTCGCACTGCCGAAGGCCTACGCGGAGCTGGCCGCCAAGGGCATCACGCCGAGGAAGCAGCTGCCGATCTTCGGCCTCTGA
- the hrcA gene encoding heat-inducible transcriptional repressor HrcA, whose amino-acid sequence MLDDRKLEVLKAIVTDYVASREPVGSKALVERHQLDVSAATVRNDMAALEEEGYIMQPHTSAGRIPTDKGYRLFVDKLSKVKPLSTAERTAITTFLGGTADVDDLVSRTVRLLAQLTRQVAIVQYPIAQRDVIRHLDLVTLSPERLLVIVVQSNGRVDQTTLEAPVLDEPRLQALRGRIASAIIGQTAADAASVLAGFLETIAPEDRALAGPVVAAVLEAIATQPASQVLVAGVPNLAGTAFEANMRPLLEALEEQVVLLRLLGEAAGDDVTVRIGQENRAQGFHATSLVAAGYGAQYGASLGVVGPTRMDYPSTIAAVRAVARYVSRILTEG is encoded by the coding sequence ATGCTGGACGACCGCAAACTCGAGGTCCTCAAGGCCATCGTTACCGACTACGTGGCCAGCCGCGAGCCCGTCGGCTCCAAGGCCCTTGTCGAGCGCCACCAGCTCGACGTGTCCGCCGCCACCGTGCGCAACGATATGGCCGCGCTGGAGGAGGAGGGCTACATCATGCAGCCCCACACCAGCGCCGGACGCATCCCCACGGACAAGGGCTACCGGCTGTTCGTCGACAAGCTGTCGAAGGTCAAGCCGCTGTCGACCGCGGAGCGCACGGCCATCACGACCTTCCTCGGCGGGACGGCCGACGTCGACGACCTCGTCAGCCGCACGGTCAGGCTGCTCGCCCAGCTGACCCGCCAGGTCGCCATCGTGCAGTACCCCATCGCGCAGCGCGACGTCATCCGGCACCTCGACCTCGTGACGCTGAGCCCCGAGCGGCTCCTGGTCATCGTCGTGCAGTCCAACGGGCGCGTCGACCAGACGACCCTCGAGGCCCCGGTGCTCGACGAGCCGCGCCTGCAGGCGCTGCGGGGCCGGATCGCCTCGGCGATCATCGGTCAGACGGCGGCCGACGCCGCCAGCGTGCTCGCCGGGTTCCTGGAGACCATCGCCCCGGAGGACCGGGCGCTGGCCGGCCCGGTCGTGGCCGCGGTCCTCGAGGCCATCGCGACGCAGCCCGCCTCGCAGGTTCTCGTCGCGGGCGTCCCGAACCTCGCTGGCACCGCGTTCGAGGCCAACATGCGGCCGCTGCTGGAGGCGCTCGAGGAGCAGGTCGTGCTGCTCCGGCTCCTGGGCGAGGCCGCGGGCGACGACGTCACCGTGCGCATCGGCCAGGAGAACCGGGCGCAGGGCTTCCACGCGACCAGCCTGGTGGCCGCTGGCTACGGCGCCCAGTACGGCGCCTCGCTGGGGGTCGTCGGACCCACCCGCATGGACTATCCCTCCACCATCGCCGCGGTCCGCGCCGTGGCACGCTACGTGAGCCGAATCCTCACCGAAGGCTGA
- the dnaJ gene encoding molecular chaperone DnaJ, giving the protein MTKDYYDILGVERDATPEAIKKAYRRRAMRVHPDVAPDDADAAEKFKELSEAYEVLSDSNKRAVFDRGGDPMSGAGSAGFSGFGGGFSGGFDFTNLVDAMFGQAGGRGPRSRVRQGQDALVRVTLQLHEAVFGVTKPVKVATAVVCPKCSGKGGEPGSEPVTCSTCDGAGEVTAIQRSFLGDIRTTQACPTCRGYGTIIPQPCSECSGEGRVRTTRTLQVKIPAGVSTGIRIHLEAQGEVGPGGGPAGDLYVELSVADHETFRRDGDNLEMVVKLPMTAAALGTTVDVTTLEAEWEGSDPADRSVAVDIPAGTQSGTRIALKDRGVPKLRGGGRGELGVTVLVQTPTKLDDHQRDLLRQLAESRREDHPEAETAKHGKGVLGKLSEWFTS; this is encoded by the coding sequence ATGACCAAGGACTACTACGACATCCTCGGCGTCGAGCGCGACGCAACCCCTGAGGCCATCAAGAAGGCGTACCGTCGCCGCGCCATGAGGGTGCACCCCGACGTCGCGCCCGACGACGCCGACGCGGCCGAGAAGTTCAAGGAGCTCAGCGAGGCCTACGAGGTGCTGAGCGACTCGAACAAGCGCGCCGTGTTCGACCGCGGCGGAGACCCGATGTCCGGCGCCGGTTCCGCGGGCTTCAGCGGCTTCGGCGGCGGATTCTCCGGGGGCTTCGATTTCACCAACCTCGTCGACGCGATGTTCGGCCAGGCCGGCGGCCGCGGCCCGCGCTCGCGCGTGCGCCAGGGCCAGGACGCGCTGGTGCGCGTCACCCTGCAGCTGCACGAGGCCGTCTTCGGGGTGACCAAGCCCGTCAAGGTCGCCACCGCTGTCGTGTGCCCGAAGTGCTCCGGCAAGGGCGGCGAGCCCGGCTCCGAGCCCGTCACGTGCTCGACGTGTGACGGCGCCGGCGAGGTCACCGCGATCCAGCGCAGCTTCCTCGGCGACATCCGCACCACGCAGGCCTGCCCGACGTGCCGCGGCTACGGGACGATCATCCCGCAGCCCTGCTCGGAGTGCTCCGGCGAGGGCCGCGTCCGCACCACCCGGACGCTGCAGGTCAAGATCCCCGCGGGCGTCAGCACCGGCATCCGCATCCACCTGGAGGCGCAGGGCGAGGTCGGCCCCGGCGGCGGCCCCGCCGGCGACCTCTACGTCGAGCTGTCCGTCGCCGACCACGAGACGTTCCGCCGCGACGGCGACAACCTCGAGATGGTCGTGAAGCTGCCCATGACGGCCGCGGCGCTCGGCACCACCGTCGACGTCACGACGCTCGAGGCCGAGTGGGAGGGCTCCGACCCGGCCGACCGCAGCGTCGCCGTCGACATCCCGGCCGGCACGCAGTCCGGCACCCGCATCGCGCTGAAGGACCGCGGCGTGCCGAAGCTGCGCGGCGGCGGCCGCGGCGAGCTCGGCGTCACCGTGCTCGTGCAGACCCCGACGAAGCTGGACGATCACCAGCGGGACCTGCTGCGCCAGCTCGCCGAGTCGCGCCGCGAGGACCACCCGGAGGCGGAGACCGCGAAGCACGGCAAGGGCGTGCTCGGCAAGCTCTCCGAGTGGTTCACCTCGTGA